The following proteins are encoded in a genomic region of Streptomyces cathayae:
- a CDS encoding integrase, with translation MTVRWKAGRYLIGAVQGTLVHLVALEEGGQDALVVVSVLVCAADFAVLEGDGTPQEPEAEPDWAVLNRLAEHHLKQMRDWEEHVREVLTGRPVGSQGAFVPRPGYDPATTTRTERYALKATELKAVGLRGSVATVQRKCLAYEKQGLLGLVDERWLRTTAPYGRVDERVVEVIRQQDKAQDGLSVGTLSRLRTQVRTALRHAYPNEYKELMPARSTFYDLLKRLGISHASAAPAGRDKQGPEPPYQPVMVSLLGERVQIDSTGLDVVARGDDGRPVSLELTYAIDTLSRTIPAGIVVPKRPGRKKGPGSRRRGGRGTRSLDAALLLAQALAPLPARPGWSPQALAENSDLPYEQMAAGDPRMAGAAARPVVRPKTVVVDNARIFKAQHFKDACSMLNIGVEPARERTAEDKAIIERTNHSIKNGFSQFVAGYTGDSLATRGKRVGQERLWPINRVQEMWHEWVATHWQQHPHEGLRSPFLPGLVLTPNQMYAAAVATEGAVPRPATPDENRKLLLNVKRIVTREGIRIDNRTYISHRISEFKNRHTGIKGQGRHWSVYYNPYTPGRVWLYDHTAEKDPARSPWVPFDFKYQHLINDAWTQYLWERAADIVADRCGREGGEEEITRAVDELLDRARKGPSPKDTPAVRDAVPVAAFVPQPVDIAETPFNPYAGIAPADPARVPAAPSLNVPARDLFPGQRTVPAPVEPDPVDPDDALPPAADGPPRRRRPGPAKTPRLDGAAGDIFRNLAAEPPSRAGEDPSSASPIPQET, from the coding sequence ATGACCGTGCGGTGGAAGGCCGGGCGGTATCTGATCGGTGCTGTGCAGGGCACCCTGGTGCACCTGGTCGCCCTGGAGGAGGGCGGGCAGGACGCGCTGGTCGTGGTCTCGGTCCTTGTCTGTGCCGCGGACTTCGCGGTGCTAGAGGGTGACGGGACGCCGCAGGAGCCTGAGGCGGAGCCGGACTGGGCGGTGCTGAACCGGCTTGCCGAACATCATCTGAAGCAGATGCGGGACTGGGAGGAACACGTCCGCGAAGTACTGACCGGTCGCCCGGTCGGCTCGCAGGGTGCGTTCGTCCCCCGCCCGGGCTATGACCCGGCAACGACCACCCGGACCGAGCGCTATGCCCTGAAGGCCACCGAGCTGAAAGCTGTCGGCCTGCGCGGTTCGGTCGCCACGGTGCAGCGTAAATGCCTGGCCTACGAGAAGCAGGGGCTGCTCGGCCTGGTCGATGAGCGGTGGCTGCGCACCACCGCCCCCTACGGTCGCGTCGACGAGCGGGTGGTGGAGGTGATCCGCCAGCAGGACAAGGCCCAGGACGGCTTGTCGGTGGGCACGCTCTCACGCCTGCGCACCCAGGTACGTACCGCGCTGCGCCACGCATACCCGAACGAGTACAAGGAGTTGATGCCCGCCCGGTCCACCTTCTACGACCTGCTCAAACGCCTGGGGATCTCCCACGCCTCCGCAGCGCCCGCAGGCAGGGACAAGCAGGGGCCCGAGCCGCCCTACCAGCCGGTCATGGTGTCGCTGCTGGGGGAACGCGTCCAGATCGACTCCACCGGACTGGACGTGGTGGCCCGCGGGGACGACGGCCGGCCGGTCTCGCTGGAGCTGACCTACGCCATCGACACCCTCAGCCGCACCATCCCGGCCGGGATCGTCGTGCCCAAACGGCCCGGCCGCAAGAAGGGGCCCGGAAGCCGACGCCGCGGGGGGCGCGGCACCAGGTCCCTGGACGCGGCCCTGCTGCTCGCACAGGCGCTGGCCCCCCTGCCGGCACGTCCCGGCTGGTCGCCTCAGGCCCTGGCCGAGAACTCCGACCTGCCCTACGAGCAGATGGCCGCCGGCGATCCCCGCATGGCAGGTGCGGCCGCCCGGCCGGTGGTGCGCCCCAAGACGGTGGTCGTCGACAACGCCAGGATCTTCAAGGCCCAGCATTTCAAGGACGCGTGCAGCATGCTGAACATCGGCGTGGAGCCCGCCCGGGAACGCACCGCCGAAGACAAAGCGATCATCGAGCGCACCAACCACTCGATCAAGAACGGATTCTCCCAGTTCGTCGCCGGCTACACCGGCGACAGCCTGGCCACGCGCGGGAAGAGGGTCGGGCAGGAGCGGTTGTGGCCGATCAACCGAGTGCAGGAGATGTGGCACGAGTGGGTGGCCACCCACTGGCAGCAGCATCCACACGAAGGGCTGCGCTCCCCCTTCCTGCCCGGCCTCGTCCTCACACCGAACCAGATGTACGCCGCCGCCGTCGCCACGGAAGGCGCCGTGCCCCGGCCCGCCACCCCCGACGAGAACCGCAAACTGCTGCTCAACGTGAAGCGGATCGTCACCCGCGAGGGCATCCGGATCGACAACCGCACGTATATCAGCCACCGCATCAGCGAGTTCAAGAACCGCCACACCGGCATCAAGGGACAGGGCCGCCATTGGTCGGTCTACTACAACCCCTACACACCGGGCCGGGTATGGCTGTACGACCACACGGCCGAGAAGGACCCGGCCCGCAGCCCGTGGGTGCCGTTCGACTTCAAGTACCAGCATTTGATCAACGATGCCTGGACCCAGTACCTGTGGGAACGGGCCGCCGACATCGTCGCGGACCGTTGCGGCCGGGAAGGTGGCGAGGAGGAGATCACCCGCGCCGTGGACGAACTGCTGGACCGCGCACGCAAGGGTCCCTCGCCCAAAGACACTCCGGCCGTCCGTGACGCCGTGCCGGTGGCCGCGTTCGTCCCTCAGCCGGTGGACATCGCCGAGACGCCCTTCAACCCCTACGCGGGCATCGCCCCGGCCGACCCCGCACGCGTGCCCGCCGCGCCGTCGCTGAACGTCCCCGCCAGGGACCTCTTCCCCGGCCAGCGGACCGTGCCGGCACCCGTCGAGCCCGACCCGGTCGATCCCGACGACGCACTGCCCCCTGCCGCAGACGGACCTCCGCGCCGTCGCCGCCCCGGCCCCGCGAAGACGCCCCGTCTGGACGGAGCGGCCGGAGACATCTTCCGCAATCTCGCCGCCGAGCCGCCCTCCCGCGCCGGAGAAGACCCGTCGTCGGCCTCCCCCATCCCGCAGGAGACCTGA
- a CDS encoding ATP-binding protein, translating into MPTTHTSQSPVTLDVAPAPLYRLLDPDLLSTREGLMDFVHHEPKPPDLADCAPSGTKLPDTDVRMMYHGNLPCVSTPDVTRGLLDARRTLRTNRFRRVGKRMSMVIDGCAGKSTLLAQIARAYQGLLENERRPDREWTPVVYINVPPRHECNLDWSLPFADFFGMDHTLNLDKRTYRSTDMTEPVIHTMRESGTSLICIDGIDRIHSNDLTKAFAYFDSLQARLRASVIYCGNGAVDIVEEALRHRRHGERPDQSEQFRTTLPVMRIRRIPFHEGQQDAWRTVLMDYDKNLRLYNHVPGAGKLLDFDTELHARTGGYMDTLDQLLCQTAQQSIEDGTEAITQEGLDDMVVGRGDLEDDWA; encoded by the coding sequence ATGCCCACCACGCACACCTCGCAGAGCCCAGTCACCCTAGATGTGGCCCCGGCCCCCTTGTACCGACTGCTGGATCCCGACCTGCTCTCGACGCGCGAGGGTCTGATGGACTTCGTGCACCACGAACCCAAGCCCCCGGACCTGGCCGACTGTGCCCCCTCGGGCACGAAACTCCCCGACACCGACGTGCGGATGATGTACCACGGAAACCTGCCCTGCGTGAGCACCCCCGACGTGACCCGGGGTCTGCTGGACGCCCGTCGTACTCTGCGCACCAACCGGTTCAGGCGAGTCGGAAAGCGCATGAGCATGGTCATCGACGGGTGTGCCGGCAAGTCCACCCTGCTGGCGCAGATCGCCCGCGCCTATCAGGGACTGCTGGAGAACGAACGCCGGCCGGACAGGGAATGGACCCCCGTCGTCTACATCAACGTCCCGCCGCGCCACGAATGCAACCTGGACTGGTCCCTGCCCTTCGCCGACTTCTTCGGCATGGACCACACCCTCAACCTCGACAAGCGGACCTACCGCAGCACCGACATGACCGAACCGGTCATCCACACGATGCGGGAGAGCGGCACCTCCCTGATCTGCATCGACGGGATCGACCGCATCCACAGCAACGACCTGACGAAGGCCTTCGCCTACTTCGACAGCCTGCAGGCCCGTCTGCGCGCCTCCGTCATCTACTGCGGAAACGGTGCCGTCGACATCGTCGAGGAAGCTCTCCGCCATCGCCGTCACGGCGAACGCCCCGACCAGTCCGAGCAGTTCCGCACCACGCTGCCCGTGATGCGGATCCGCCGCATCCCCTTCCACGAGGGACAGCAGGACGCCTGGCGCACCGTCCTGATGGACTACGACAAGAACCTCCGTCTGTACAACCATGTCCCTGGTGCAGGAAAGCTCCTCGACTTCGACACGGAGCTCCACGCGCGGACCGGCGGCTACATGGACACCCTGGATCAGCTCCTGTGCCAGACCGCTCAGCAGTCCATCGAGGACGGCACCGAAGCGATCACCCAGGAAGGTCTCGACGACATGGTCGTCGGCCGCGGCGACCTGGAGGACGACTGGGCATAG
- a CDS encoding Mov34/MPN/PAD-1 family protein: MTVVHLTAPAALAITTELHTVDHTTETGGILLGHHTRYTVTICHAGAPGPAAVRTPTYFLRDLGHAQILADEAFTADRSVWVGEWHTHPAGLPAPVHATRPPTVSSRKILSSASTVSSR; this comes from the coding sequence GTGACCGTCGTACACCTCACTGCTCCGGCCGCCCTCGCGATCACCACCGAACTGCACACGGTCGACCACACCACCGAGACCGGGGGAATCCTGCTCGGACACCACACCAGATACACCGTCACGATCTGCCACGCCGGGGCCCCCGGACCTGCCGCCGTCCGCACCCCTACGTACTTCCTGCGCGACCTCGGGCACGCTCAGATACTCGCCGACGAGGCATTCACGGCCGACCGCAGCGTCTGGGTCGGTGAATGGCATACCCATCCCGCGGGCCTCCCGGCCCCAGTGCACGCGACACGGCCACCTACCGTCAGCTCGCGGAAGATCCTGAGCTCGGCTTCCACAGTGTCGTCGCGCTGA
- a CDS encoding SAVED domain-containing protein has product MSDLPAPSSTGVRIAGDRYQWLVAWQGCVTAVRDAAMRVPNPVVAVGVEMDGVGNVDDVVLYRTEPPHTYMQVKYAADSSSPVNEEYLLKPSDQGGPSILRKVAQAWQQLAGDGLPVDLALLSNRSPDAGDPLISLRDSRTQLLVPKAAQQGPRSKKGQARSRWAAGIGLSEDRLLDLLKVLRFDLARDVLHLHEHLQMLMFAAGLRFDEGAMHAGADWVARQVADGQRRLSLADVREAIQSLRLEAGSSRAVLSVATLKPDPMAEDADYAVDWADHFEGASPYVKRRPLAPATWAQLQADIEAAPFRMPPGTTSIAVTGSLRLAPAFVVGAAFRMVTGVDLAVAQRGQVWSSAAEYDAVLAPDVDEHALGLGPDLAVAIGVAVDPTEDVLDFLREQQIPVSRLLVLRPPGGAKDNAIPDAATASALAVGIRGLLRRACRTHPAIHLFQAGPMGLALLLGNRWNRLRPTTVYEDVNGQQVYEKAFVVDA; this is encoded by the coding sequence GTGTCTGACTTGCCTGCCCCGAGTTCGACGGGTGTTCGTATCGCCGGTGACCGGTACCAGTGGCTGGTCGCGTGGCAGGGCTGCGTCACAGCGGTACGGGACGCGGCGATGCGCGTGCCGAACCCGGTGGTGGCGGTGGGCGTCGAGATGGATGGTGTGGGGAACGTGGATGACGTTGTCCTGTACCGTACGGAGCCACCGCATACCTATATGCAGGTCAAATACGCCGCGGACAGTTCCTCACCTGTCAACGAGGAGTACTTGCTCAAGCCGAGCGACCAGGGCGGTCCGTCGATCCTGCGCAAGGTGGCACAGGCTTGGCAGCAACTCGCCGGGGACGGCTTGCCGGTTGATCTTGCGTTGTTGAGTAACCGGTCCCCGGACGCCGGGGATCCGCTGATCTCGCTGCGGGATTCCCGCACCCAGTTGCTCGTGCCGAAGGCGGCGCAGCAGGGACCGCGTTCGAAGAAGGGGCAAGCGCGCAGTCGTTGGGCCGCCGGCATCGGGTTGAGCGAGGACAGGCTGCTGGATCTTCTGAAGGTGCTGCGCTTCGACCTGGCACGGGACGTGCTGCACCTGCATGAGCACCTGCAGATGCTGATGTTTGCTGCGGGGCTACGGTTCGACGAGGGGGCTATGCACGCCGGAGCGGACTGGGTGGCGCGCCAAGTCGCCGATGGGCAGCGCAGGCTGTCTCTGGCGGATGTCAGGGAGGCGATCCAGTCTCTGCGTCTGGAGGCCGGCTCGTCACGGGCGGTGCTTTCCGTCGCCACGCTGAAACCGGACCCGATGGCGGAGGACGCCGACTACGCGGTGGACTGGGCGGACCACTTCGAGGGCGCCTCGCCCTACGTGAAGCGGCGTCCGCTTGCCCCGGCGACCTGGGCGCAGTTGCAGGCGGACATCGAAGCGGCACCGTTTCGGATGCCGCCGGGCACGACCTCCATCGCCGTCACCGGCAGCCTGCGTCTCGCACCCGCGTTTGTGGTCGGCGCGGCTTTCCGCATGGTGACCGGAGTCGATTTGGCCGTGGCCCAGCGCGGACAGGTCTGGTCGTCCGCTGCCGAGTACGACGCTGTGCTGGCCCCGGATGTTGATGAGCACGCTCTCGGTCTCGGACCGGACCTCGCCGTGGCCATAGGCGTCGCTGTCGACCCCACCGAGGACGTGCTGGACTTTCTGCGGGAGCAGCAGATACCCGTCTCCCGTCTGCTGGTGCTGCGCCCACCCGGCGGCGCGAAGGACAACGCGATCCCGGATGCGGCCACGGCCAGCGCACTGGCCGTCGGAATCCGGGGCCTGCTGCGTCGTGCCTGCCGCACACATCCAGCGATCCACCTGTTCCAGGCCGGCCCGATGGGCCTGGCTCTGCTGCTGGGCAATCGGTGGAACCGCTTGCGACCCACCACTGTGTATGAGGACGTCAACGGACAGCAGGTGTATGAGAAGGCGTTCGTCGTCGACGCGTAA
- a CDS encoding integrase core domain-containing protein — translation MLLRLAYLTVTNAFAVLRLLPMSDRDMETEILALRHQITVLERQLGGEKVRFSPNDRAFLAALLHRLPSQVLRRIRLVVRPDTVLRWHRDLVARRHAARSRPKRPGRPRTVRSIRLLVLRLARENSNWGYRRIHGELLVLGVTVAASTVWEILKEAGIDPAPERASSTWAGFLRSQADALLACDFFETVTLSGARLYVFAAIEHANRRIRVLGATAHPTASWVTHVAKNLVMDLEDAGCRARFLIRDRDGKFPRLFDEVLKDAGIEVVLSGVRMPRMNSIMERWVQTCRRELLDRTLIWNQRHLLHALREFENFYNSHRPHQGIANARPLRPLPMPISDPKQITRLDIRRRQRLGGILHEYRHAA, via the coding sequence GTGCTGCTACGACTGGCTTACCTGACCGTGACGAACGCGTTCGCCGTGCTGCGCCTGCTGCCCATGAGCGACCGGGACATGGAAACGGAGATCCTCGCCCTCCGGCATCAGATCACGGTGCTGGAGCGCCAACTCGGTGGCGAAAAGGTTCGGTTCTCCCCGAACGATCGCGCGTTCCTGGCGGCGTTGCTGCACCGCCTGCCCTCGCAGGTGCTGCGCAGGATACGGCTGGTGGTGCGTCCGGACACCGTGCTGCGCTGGCACCGCGATCTGGTCGCACGCCGCCACGCTGCGCGCTCCCGGCCCAAGCGCCCGGGAAGGCCGCGGACCGTGCGCTCCATCCGGCTGCTGGTGCTGCGGCTCGCCCGCGAGAACTCCAACTGGGGATACCGCCGCATCCATGGCGAACTCCTCGTTCTGGGCGTTACGGTGGCCGCCTCCACCGTCTGGGAAATCTTGAAGGAGGCCGGCATCGACCCGGCGCCCGAGCGGGCCTCGAGCACCTGGGCGGGCTTCCTGCGTTCCCAGGCCGACGCGCTCCTGGCGTGCGACTTCTTCGAGACCGTCACCTTGTCCGGGGCCCGCTTGTACGTGTTCGCCGCGATCGAGCACGCGAACCGCCGGATCCGGGTCCTCGGCGCCACCGCGCACCCCACCGCATCCTGGGTGACGCACGTCGCGAAGAACCTCGTCATGGACCTCGAAGACGCCGGCTGCCGGGCCAGGTTCCTGATCCGGGACCGGGACGGGAAGTTCCCGCGGTTGTTCGACGAGGTACTCAAGGACGCGGGTATCGAGGTGGTGCTCAGCGGAGTACGGATGCCGCGCATGAACTCAATCATGGAGCGGTGGGTGCAGACCTGTCGGCGCGAGCTGCTGGACCGCACCCTGATCTGGAACCAGCGACACCTGCTCCACGCGCTACGCGAGTTCGAAAACTTCTACAACTCCCACCGGCCCCATCAAGGCATCGCCAACGCCCGCCCGCTACGCCCCTTGCCGATGCCGATCAGCGATCCGAAGCAGATCACCCGCCTCGACATACGACGACGCCAACGACTCGGCGGCATCCTCCACGAGTACCGACATGCCGCATGA